TATAAGTGATTCtaaagagcgcatgcgtaaatgacaAATGTACAATGTTCCAAGACACAAAGtaaataccacatggaagaatTTAACAGTTTCCCAGGTGTTTATCTTTGGTGCTATTAATACATGGCACGTTTCAAGCTTGTTGCAAGTGATCTAGCTTGTTGTAATTCTGAAAATGGGCACCGCATTATTGCATAAATTTGTTATACATATGTAATAACTTATTCAGGGGTAATAATTTATTCAAGGATAACATACAATGTACACTACGGATACACactgaatttaatttaattaacttTGATTAAACAATTTAAAATCACTTTTCTGTCTCTCTTTTAATATGCACCGTTTTCAACAGTGTTTCACAAAAAGGTCTGAGATGCAATGTCAGGCTGGAGATGGAAGGGGCCTcaaattttcctctttcaagaAAGGGAGGAAATATGGCGCCCGCAATGTGAACCCAACCGGTTCAGAACTTTCGGGAAACGAGGTTCGGGACAAATATGTATCTACATCAGCGTTCTACGTAGTCACCGGCGGTGACATGTAACAGTACCCTTTTTGGGACAACAACGCCATGCCGTTTACATTTGTAGAAGAGAATGGGTCAGACAAAACCAGTGGGAGAACATTCCAACTCTTCACGAACAGTGTCTGAGTACTATAACAACATGAAGAGCGAATAAAATAAGAGTACTCCTTTGTCAGTTTACGATCATGAGCCTGCACAATCGcaaacagttatatttttagacaCACTCAACGCACAATAGCAACATGAAAGAGCAGTCTAAAAATAGCCTAATTTGTGCCTGCGCTGGAGAGCTCGTCCAGGCCATAGTTGCACTCTTAATGGATCCACTCTTCCAGAACTGTAGGATTGTGAGACGAAGCACTTTAAGTCCATGTACTATAGATACTTTGTAGCAGGACTGCCCACACTTAACGGTTAGCTCTCAACACTGGTTTTTCCAAAAATGTACAACAGAAATCATGGGCCTATGCCATAAGACACAATACAACTCTTTGCATTGTCGATTCACGATCGTTTTGAGAGGGTTTTGAATTGAATCAGCTGGGATCAAGTTATCTTAAGTCCCCCTATTTTTGCCACGCACAGATCACAAATTCTGACCGGATGGTCCCATCCCCTTGTTGGCACAGATGTCCTACTTTCCGAGCAGTTACCACACACGCCCATCCCACAAGCACGGCAGTGATGTTTAGTATCAGTTTCCATGAACTCGGTCTTGCAGCAAGCGCACTCCAAAATCTCGGCGTCTGGCACCCAGTAACCAGGCCTGGCCGCATCAGTGATCAAAGTCTTGGGATAGTCAATCGCAGTTTTTAGAATTCCAACAGCTGATTGGACGACTTCGGTGACTTTCCGAGCAGCTACGGGGCCAATTGGATGATCAGAAATCTGGACTTGGGCTCGCTCGGTATTGGCTATTTCCTCCGGTGATTCTTCGACAAGCGCGTCGGACAAATCGCTGAAAGAAAAGTGACAAAGCTATTTCGACATTTAACACTGTAAGGCCAATCTGTGATTCTCGTAAATGGAAAATTTTTGTTCACAACATAACATTCAAGGGGTCCTGTAAAATCTGTAGAAAAACAATTggactttcaaaaaaaaaagtaaaaaaaaagcaaagctaAACTACTCACAAAAATCTTGGAACTACTTAAACTTGGATTATTCAAGTATTTAGATTGACAGTCATCTTTATTCCGCATTCAGACCAGCGTTCTCTTCTGCGCAGAGAACTGACCCATGACAAAAAAATCTGCAGTCTTTTTACATAAGCGGGTGGGTCTAACAAGCAAAGAATCATTTCAAACGGCCACCAGTTGTGTTCCCAGAAAACTGcttgcaatttttaaaacaaaacgtttcctcgagggttgtccaatactgtgacataatgagattcatgattttttgcgatagacatcacaaagtgtcccctaaccctaatccttaacaaaataataaCGGTTTTGCAATACATGAAGAAAGGGACACTctgtgacactttgtgatgtctattgtgaagtaccgtgaatctcattatgtcagagtCTTGGACATGAAAGGTTACCTCAAGTTAAGAATCGCTTGCGGCTGCTCTTCAATTGCTGGCGACTTTCCAAAGCAGCGATCACAGACTCGCACAGGTATCTCACCCCAGCCTCGCTCTGGTACAGGTTTCTTATTAGTTGAACATGCACCGCAAACACCACGGCCACAAGCGCGGCAGTGGTGCTTGGTCTCGACATCAGAAAACACGTGACCACACGACTGGCATGCCTGCAAGATGAAAGGGATAATGTTCATTTGGGAAATTTTAGAGGTGCAGAGAGCAGGACAGGCCTGTTCAGATGTTTTCATTTGAACGGTTTCAGTTTGAGGTTTCACCCAGAGGCTAACAGGCAAGAAGATTTTTAcataaaaaataggcagtctataactgcatatagcttactgcgcctgttattacttagaatatcgtatttaaGCACGCTGGGCCCGAaaatgtaactaagcaacaattctgtaaaatactctgaagaaaactccgtctctgGGGAAGTTCAAAGATCGGGaaacatcggatcgaaatcggcagagttcgttgggggctcggattctattgttacactcacttactcactcactcagaaggacagcatagtagcttaagCCTAAGAGGCTGGGGAAGCTACATAAAATCTACCAGACGAAACTATTGCCTCTCATTTGAATTGCAGTACACTTGAAGATGAGCCCACCTCAATCTTCCTATCATCACTCCGGTTGTTGAAAGGTTGTAAAGTGCTATCCAGTAAATAAATCATTTTCCAGAGGATAAGTGCCACGAAAAATTCTTGAGTTATCCAGTGCATAGGGGATTTTCCAATTCGCCGGGTAACAAAACGAGTAGGGGCCTGTGTCCGAAATGCGACGCCAAAGCATGCATGTATTGTTTAGCTGGACAGAACAACCATTTTCAGGAAATCGTTAAATAGTAATGAACTGAGCCAGTTTTTATGAGCCTGCAAGAACGAGCACCCGCAGCAAACCAAAATCACGAAAACCGCTGGCCTGGAACCAGATTCCGGTCATTGTTGTTTGAAGTcttccaattttcaaactcaAATCGTCGTGTCTCAGCCGCCGTCATTAGTATGCTATACCATCGCTTTATGGGTGCATTTAGAACTCATTCCTCTACTGGTTTTGTTACCGGCGAATTGATAATGCCCTCCAGCCTCTGAACAGCTAGGGCCCGAAGAAGAACATGATGGGCAGGAAATACTGCTATTTGCCTTTTTATTGAGATACCAGATTTCTCATCCACCAGATCTTTGTCTCTGGTCTCGTTTAAACTTCATTTAACACTCACTGTAATTTTCGAGTTGGGAACCCAATAATCTGGAGCCACTTTGTCGGTGATCCAGTTTGTCACTACTTTACTTGAAGGAATACTAAGACTGCTGACCGCATCTGTCACGTAACCGACGTTATCCAAAAGGCGGCGCGCCGCGTTCCCACTGTCCAACGGACccaaaatttcctaaaatgatCACAACAGAAAGTCACTtgcaattttgttgaaaaaggcaCAAAATGAGCCGCAACGTGACTCTAACAAGAATCATGAATGTCTCCTTTTCGCTAAACTTCAAATTCATGTTTGTTGTGTTATTCTTGGATTGCAACCACGTGGTGAGACGGCCACCTTGGTGGTCAAAACAGTAGTAAAGTGTCGCTCAgggtttgcataataatagagtcGAATTCCTAAAGGACTTAATCGCTattgttctttccaccaacatggccgccgtgacgtcaggtGCAAGCCATCAGTTGAGGTGATCAACGAGCCAACCCCAACGCCAAAAATAACCCCGTGCAATTCATTTGATGTATTTCAGTCTTCTTACGTTCAGATTTTCCAAGGCCCTTTAGTTAAAACCTTTAAGTTCCATTCTCTTCCTTTTGGCAAAAACCCTGTCTATCCGTTTCGTTGCAGTCTTTGCCATGTTAGAGAGCCTTAGATTCTAGGACaggaacgactacgagtacgagattttctcatagaacgacattgagcgcgcgcaaaccaccgtaattttggcgggaaaaacttgataccgtcgtcattttagtacgaggttttgcaaaaatgttgtcgtgtcaaaacaagtctaGAACACGGttgcagttttggcatttttcgatcagcagaaaggctcagttaccagcagtAAGAACAACTGAGCAATctatgctgctaacaaagagtaagattaatcgtcagggttataaattttcaaagtattttcgctaaaaacagacagtcaaatctcgtactcgttctcgtcctcgtcctagaatctaaaggtccctgtTAACGCGTCTTGAACAGCAAACTCACCCCAGGCCATGCATGACAAAGCTCGGTCCTGACGACTGTTTTGATTGGGTCCTCGTTTCCATACCAGAACTGACGGCTGCGATAAATGATACCACACTTGACACATTCGAGGACATACCTGACAAACATCACACGAAATGACACGCATAAGGTCTTGTCGGAATTTGGCAACAAGGTGACAGATACTCACAAAACTTGGCTAAAGAAAAGGTGTGTTACAGTAACAGATAGCAAAGGAAGGTTGACATTCTGACGTTTTCCTGTCATTACAGGAAGTCATATCATcctcatttttcattttattctcCCTTTAATAGCAAAGTCACTTACATAGCAGTACAGACGTGGCTGCCTTAACACAGGGAATAATAATTACATTCGACAGAACGCATACTATAGTAGATAGTAGATAGTTTATTTGAAAAACATTGCAACCAAAGGTTGAATTACGCATTCATTACAGAATTAAGAAATATATCAGAAATAATGACATACTTATTAAAATATTAAGAATTAGCTATCATACAATAAATGTACAAAGTGTGTGTGAATGATGAAAGATAAAACTATTACGGCACCTGTCCGTACGGACCACTGGTAAGTTGAAAGCGCGCTTCTTCCTTAAGTCTACTCTAGATACATTCCTTGGTGACAGGAGCTTATCTACGTCGttttcagtcccgcgggttttacgatgtcccgcgggtattgatcgcgaatgccaggtcatttcaggctttggccaCCATCTTtgactgactgacacacttgaCCTTGATATCATGCTTGTAGCGATCCGATGCCAGGCAATATCAATTTAGACTATATCAAGCTGTTTTACTGTGCATTTCAAAAGTGCGAGGTTATGACAATGTCTGTAGTAagtggtcagccaaaaaaaccCGCAAGTCCCagttataaaacaacaaaacacatcaaaTGCACTTTTCCAATATCCAATTATTACTAGTTTTATTGGTTCCTTTTCTTTCCCCCAATTATAATTACTAATACATAAAAACTGGAatttgataataacaataataataataataataataataattattattattattactataaattctaacaaataattattattattatttgttgttatGCCTTGTTACTTGTTTAATGAGAGTATTAACAAGCTTACCCAGACCATGCATATTTGGCAAAGCCAAGCCATGAAGAATCATTTGATGAACACATTTTGGGAACAACAACCACTTGCTTTCCTCTGTCATAACAAGCCTAGGTAATGGAATCAAAAGACCTTGAATAAATGTGGGAAGGTTCATTTCTAACAGATAGTGGAGTTTTGGTGTCATCGTACACAAACTGATCTTAATGCATGGCTTATGCTCCTTAGCACCAATTATCATAATGGGATCTGCTACAAGGAGAATATGGTgaggggggaggggaaggggaAAAACAGATCTACTTACCCTACATGTGTAAATTCTGTTGTCAAATCGAGCTTGATAGTGACACCTGCTGTCATTCATATGATCTGTTGATTTGTCTTTCTCGTGATTCATACTCCTTTGACATCTCGCACTGAAATCGCAATCAGATAGCTAGTTCCCTTACAGAAGAGGATTCATAAGAGATCTGATGGCACCATTCAACCAGAGATCATACCAAAGTTGTTTTAAGGTCGGAGGATAAAGGTCTCAGGATAAATCACTACACAGTTCACAAGagctataaaaataattattagacttAACCAGTGAAGAGTGCTATCCACTCTTGGAACATCAGGGGCCATAGGCGTAAGGACAAATTCAAACTTGGGGGTGGAAGGATGATCTTCTTGCTCCCAAAAAACTATGCAATGTCCAAATGTGTAAGCATTGAATTTGGGAGATAACCACacttacaagaaaaacaaaagggttTACAATTCTCACCTCTACTGAAACAGTTATTTTCAATTCTCACACACTCTGTCATCTATTGACAAGTCTACTTGATCTTCTTAAAATCAGAAAGTTCTtaaaacaaaacgttttttcTTCCGTGGTGCTGTCTGAAAATATCTGTAATCTTGTCCATACTATTAAAAATTGGCAGCAATTGGCAGATTGGCAGCAGCTATTGAAACTTTTCAAGATGGACCGTTTCGTTGCGCTATGGAAGACAGACAGGCTTTTGCCCAAATAATAagcatttttcttgaaaattttcaaaacgaaggGGCCTGCAGCCCCCTTCCCTCCTAGCCCTGTATGCCTATGCCTGAGGCTATATCTTAGCAAGCATTTCATGTAATCTCCCATGTGGTTAGTGTGTTGCTTCCAAAGTTAGTAGTGGTTTCCAAGTTCACTCCTTAGTAGATCCCACATTTGCTTAATCTTTCCCCTCATTTGTGTGACTGCAGCTTAAAATTCCCTTTAaacctttcactcccaaggggttccccattgacgagtagaATCATCTGGTgtttgacagagtaaaatctataagtgccatttggcactcatgggaggtAAAAGGTGAGCGGGGACGGTTTTTGGCTTTCAATGTTGTTAAACAGAGCACTGAAAGAGGGAGGGTCATGGTTCAGGATTTCTTGGCTGCCATTGACACCAGCTTTCACATGAGCTGACAGAACTACTGTACCAAACTTTTAAATAAAGTATGTTCACCTCTATATCTCTCTCTCATTAGGTAGGGTTGTTTGTATTGCCAGTGAGGCAGCTAATATAAAATAAATTGTTAGCTGCTTCTGTCCTCAATTTTAACATTTCAGAAGTGGTGTGCTGAGATGCAATTTGCTAAAATTACATGCAAAGATTGACTTCTCGTGCACCATTCTTCTCTTCAACAGATAATCACAAGGACTATAAGTTCATGCAATCACCACAAGTGAGCCTGAATGCAGACTATCTTAGAAAAATTGCTATAGTTTCTCATTTTAACGCATGTTTCTAAAAGGATACCATTCTTTACATAACTGGATTCAGGACTTACCTGCATGAAAGACACACTGCCTGACAGGTAAAATATGCATCAGGGAAGGTATTTGGTACTGTCCTTTCAATGTTGTTACTGAATTTCTCATTCAGGA
This genomic window from Acropora muricata isolate sample 2 chromosome 2, ASM3666990v1, whole genome shotgun sequence contains:
- the LOC136898011 gene encoding zinc finger FYVE domain-containing protein 1-like; this translates as MAAILPNSKDVSDPLRHDQRVKKSSTLKDSEHISEETISVRSTKIEDSSMTEDDQRSFLLMDERENLQVGSVEEFVARLSCRGETSMKVVCIFGNTGDGKSHTLNHTFFEGAEVFATSSSQVSCTVGVWAAYDAVNHVVILDTEGLLGVSGNQNRRTRLLLKVLAISDIIIYRTRAERLHTDMFTFLGDASGAYLKHFTKELKHATERCHMDVPLCTLGPAVIIFHETQHTHLLGFSQSQSSETVITKCPDEILKERFSDVGRFPHAFSSIKYVGTRTLSPPTDFSELKKAVTDGLTTSSVRSWRSPAVIYKALMLLNEKFSNNIERTVPNTFPDAYFTCQAVCLSCSARCQRSMNHEKDKSTDHMNDSRCHYQARFDNRIYTCRACYDRGKQVVVVPKMCSSNDSSWLGFAKYAWSGYVLECVKCGIIYRSRQFWYGNEDPIKTVVRTELCHAWPGEILGPLDSGNAARRLLDNVGYVTDAVSSLSIPSSKVVTNWITDKVAPDYWVPNSKITACQSCGHVFSDVETKHHCRACGRGVCGACSTNKKPVPERGWGEIPVRVCDRCFGKSPAIEEQPQAILNLSDLSDALVEESPEEIANTERAQVQISDHPIGPVAARKVTEVVQSAVGILKTAIDYPKTLITDAARPGYWVPDAEILECACCKTEFMETDTKHHCRACGMGVCGNCSESRTSVPTRGWDHPVRICDLCVAKIGGLKIT